From Alligator mississippiensis isolate rAllMis1 chromosome 9, rAllMis1, whole genome shotgun sequence, one genomic window encodes:
- the LOC132252439 gene encoding uncharacterized protein LOC132252439 gives MDKMSKEDQEKADERLARAIFASGTPLSITENQYWKEHYKLIHPSYKLPSLYHLSHSLLDREYDRVQTMVIQRIGQGESLTLMSDGWTDIQGNPLLNIMLATSEPIFLKTIATKSSCHTCEYIVKLLSKEIESADPSRVQALVTDNMSNMKAAWPILKAKYPHLIVFGYLAHGLNLLAKDILSTNTMKTILANCIAIVKVFSNNHVANQTLKKLQKEKQGKESALLLPGESRWGLATKCSCSLLCTKNCLQCTSIDDTVSQIIPVNIQKQIITSSGSIQFATTSFSDYQTFQIFQRYSDN, from the coding sequence atggacaaaatgtcaaaagaagatcaagaaaaagcagatgagagaTTAGCTcgagctatatttgcaagtggtacacctctttccataactgaaaatcaatactggaaaGAACACTACAAACTAATTCAcccatcatataagttaccaTCACTTTATCACTTATCACACTCTCTCTTAGAtagagagtatgacagagttcaaacaatggttattcaaaggattggtcaaggagaatcactgactctgatgtcagatggatggactgatatacaaggaaatcctttattgaacattatgttagcaacctctgaaccaatattcctgaaaacaattgctaccaaatcttcttgTCATACATGTGAATACATAGTGAAATTACTGAGCaaagagattgaaagtgcagatccctccagggtacaagcccttgtaactgataatatgagtaacatgaaagctgcatggccaatattaaaggcaaagtatcctcatttaatagtatttggctaTCTTGCTCacgggttgaatcttctggcaaaggacatactAAGTAcgaatacaatgaagacaatattggcaaactgcatAGCGATTGTGAAGGTATTCAGCAATaatcatgttgctaatcagactttgaagaagttacagaaagagaagcaggggaaggaaagtgcacttttattgccaggagaaagTAGATGGGGCTTGGCTACAAAATGTTCATGTAgtttgctgtgcacaaagaactgtttgcagtgcacttcaatagatgacacagtatcccagattattcctgtGAACATTCAGAAGCAGATTATCACAAGTTCAgggagcattcaatttgctactaccagtttcagtgacTACCaaacctttcaaatattccagagatattcagacaactga